The proteins below come from a single Miscanthus floridulus cultivar M001 chromosome 1, ASM1932011v1, whole genome shotgun sequence genomic window:
- the LOC136482730 gene encoding LOB domain-containing protein 36-like, which yields MSSSNSPCAACKLLRRKCTQGCVFAPYFPPDNPAKFSSVHRVFGASNVSKLLNELPQAQREDAVNSLAYEAEARLRDPVYGCVSYISVLQLRIKQVREELAAARKELAGYIGPAAFAPFVAAPQYHHHQYAAGGVPLAAATGMGLAVGVGVGVGPQHGHHHPHQQQIMVHQHQHLHHHQQMAAAEAQQQLAAAVEVAREQQDLMMRQAAVYAHAVPGSSGGATVAVVPPDAVPYEGGFLFQQQQPPPSQAQTAMALTYQMEQSPPPSSTGQSHPEVSQQQNTDGSDEGSGGVVPPA from the coding sequence ATGTCGTCGTCTAACTCGCCTTGCGCTGCGTGCAAGCTGCTGCGGCGCAAGTGCACGCAGGGATGCGTCTTCGCGCCCTACTTCCCGCCCGACAACCCGGCCAAATTCTCCAGCGTGCACCGCGTCTTCGGCGCCAGCAACGTCTCCAAGCTCCTCAACGAGCTGCCGCAGGCGCAGCGGGAGGACGCCGTCAACTCGCTGGCGTACGAGGCCGAGGCGCGCCTCCGTGACCCCGTCTACGGCTGCGTCTCCTACATCTCCGTCTTGCAGCTCAGGATCAAGCAGGTCCGCGAGGAGCTCGCCGCCGCGCGCAAGGAGCTGGCGGGCTACATTGGGCCCGCGGCGTTCGCGCCTTTCGTCGCCGCGCCGCAGTACCACCACCATCAGTACGCCGCGGGCGGCGTGCCTCTCGCGGCGGCCACCGGCATGGGGCTCGCCGTCGGTGTCGGTGTCGGCGTCGGACCGCAGCACGGTCACCACCATCCGCACCAGCAGCAGATCATGGTGCATcagcaccagcacctccaccaccaccagcagaTGGCCGCTGCGGAGGCGCAGCAGCAGCTCGCTGCGGCCGTGGAGGTCGCGCGTGAGCAGCAGGATCTCATGATGCGGCAGGCCGCGGTCTACGCGCACGCCGTGCCcgggagcagcggcggcgccaCGGTGGCCGTTGTGCCGCCCGACGCCGTGCCGTACGAGGGCGGCTTCCtcttccagcagcagcagccgccgccgtcacAGGCGCAGACGGCCATGGCGCTCACGTACCAGATGGAGCAGTCCCCGCCGCCGTCGTCCACGGGCCAGTCTCACCCCGAGGTGTCGCAGCAGCAGAACACGGATGGCAGCGACGAGGGCAGCGGCGGTGTCGTGCCGCCGGCCTGA